Proteins co-encoded in one Cytophaga hutchinsonii ATCC 33406 genomic window:
- a CDS encoding DUF3575 domain-containing protein, with the protein MKILLTLQLFLLLTATSFSQSADTLKSPVKNYKNNIQTNMLGTLGYFGLQYERALNKDWSISVIGRYSFPFKQLNQPQPIYTSRIYSETYSIQAELRYYLDKNEINNNGLYISGDAGYTHILGYVPENKNAYHIEKYPWFGTTIGYQLLIKRRLVADAGIGIQYGIKGERYSSGNNIGWEKMPYRKIYWPITLNIGYAF; encoded by the coding sequence ATGAAAATTCTTTTAACACTTCAGCTTTTCCTTTTACTAACTGCAACATCTTTTAGCCAGTCGGCAGACACATTAAAGAGTCCTGTAAAAAATTATAAAAACAATATCCAAACCAATATGCTTGGCACACTGGGATACTTTGGCTTGCAATATGAACGGGCGCTGAATAAAGATTGGAGTATAAGTGTAATAGGAAGGTATTCGTTTCCATTTAAACAGTTAAACCAACCTCAGCCAATATATACAAGCAGGATTTATTCTGAAACATATTCCATTCAAGCTGAACTGAGATATTATCTGGATAAAAATGAAATCAACAATAATGGCCTATATATATCAGGTGATGCCGGCTATACACACATATTAGGATATGTACCAGAAAATAAAAATGCATATCATATTGAAAAATATCCATGGTTCGGCACAACTATAGGGTATCAGCTGCTGATCAAAAGACGCCTTGTTGCAGATGCCGGAATCGGGATTCAATATGGTATAAAAGGGGAAAGGTATAGCTCTGGAAATAATATCGGGTGGGAGAAGATGCCTTACCGGAAAATTTACTGGCCAATTACATTGAATATTGGGTACGCATTTTAA
- a CDS encoding T9SS type A sorting domain-containing protein, giving the protein MVVLCLMSGPALMAKDLDFTTSQPCNSTEQEYEINYDNAGNLEWIIEGGEIIKFANDNTPQGLSQSYMGTQYYPSPYSSNNIYWLNTLNYTRYKFSGLSNVEATFLNPYTNQQMNAQNLSNNGTPDFNNPLKKITVRWYPGYTGQRKITCIGRSLGFLGNEVGNTTKYINFPASIPTNFVLTASATNAFCNQGVTISGGPANGVNYNWNTNGGVIQNSWNGGISISRFTNDGIVPITLTASNECYSVTKTVTLNIAQPDFGHVTQNNVNVDVPGSLVTLDCDGKFSVSMPVYVSNSAVYTWELPGTSYDAQTNTYTKTIVSGVNKQSVQGQLPVQGLTDFVGKVTITGVCGAPVVKTFIIRPALRPTVDPEIYSCSNSVEIKVNNPTGTSNINTWVRYSTPLGLQSTITNQTPTSALFTSASPGTYYIAIGVNGAGGCYTELQSTVRTGTAGYNPTANTAGWQSGVLSDNRKAVGSNIVAYGGNIYFSGRDGKIYYYSFSTASQKWIINEIPGITNALKPVGGAFTKIGFAALNGVSYLFYTENAANKLWKIDLATNVVSDGLFPSVNASDFIAEGNEVYAIKKETNELVSNLGSINNNLGIAILKTIIPGYGITYVQNNNLYSTAFGQLTSTADIYTSSDVVYYNGWLYYARGQKGNANLYRMQLTNPSAAQQITTSSNLSGVFNINPVSGVIYYGILNLGVANNITTQTSGLYKAGDVYQAHLSGTAWVLNKATTVVNYEGLDMLIHSPVYSGNHLYYVGAGHNTATGGTIRELEVWNLYYENDCAPVLQREGLDTDATAESVDVLMYPNPFNTELAIDLSSYSEQGNTTSVSVEIIDATGKSIYKSTLPSELASITSADWSAGIYIVKITYNDKRISKKVVKY; this is encoded by the coding sequence ATGGTGGTTTTATGTTTAATGAGCGGGCCGGCACTAATGGCCAAGGATTTGGATTTTACAACCTCGCAACCCTGTAATAGTACAGAACAAGAGTATGAAATCAATTATGATAATGCGGGTAATCTGGAATGGATTATTGAAGGCGGGGAAATTATAAAATTTGCAAATGATAACACCCCCCAGGGATTGAGTCAAAGTTATATGGGCACACAATATTACCCAAGTCCATATAGTAGTAATAATATTTATTGGTTAAATACATTAAACTATACACGGTATAAATTTTCTGGATTGAGTAATGTAGAGGCTACATTTTTAAATCCCTATACCAATCAGCAAATGAATGCACAAAATTTGTCAAATAACGGCACCCCAGATTTTAACAATCCACTTAAAAAAATTACTGTAAGATGGTATCCTGGATACACCGGACAAAGGAAAATAACCTGCATTGGCAGAAGTCTGGGCTTTTTGGGAAATGAAGTAGGAAATACGACTAAATACATCAACTTCCCGGCTTCGATCCCAACTAATTTTGTACTGACTGCATCGGCAACAAATGCATTTTGCAATCAAGGTGTGACCATTTCCGGTGGGCCTGCAAATGGTGTAAATTACAATTGGAATACAAATGGCGGAGTTATACAAAACAGCTGGAATGGAGGAATTTCCATCAGCCGTTTTACAAACGATGGTATCGTGCCTATAACATTGACGGCGAGTAACGAATGTTACAGTGTAACCAAAACCGTAACGCTGAACATCGCCCAGCCTGATTTCGGTCACGTTACTCAGAACAATGTTAATGTAGACGTACCTGGCAGTCTTGTAACACTTGATTGCGATGGTAAATTCAGCGTAAGTATGCCCGTTTATGTAAGCAATTCTGCCGTGTATACCTGGGAACTGCCCGGGACATCTTACGATGCTCAAACCAATACCTATACAAAAACAATCGTAAGCGGTGTTAACAAACAAAGCGTACAGGGCCAGTTACCGGTACAAGGTTTAACAGACTTTGTAGGTAAGGTAACAATCACAGGTGTGTGCGGAGCGCCCGTAGTAAAAACATTTATTATTCGCCCGGCATTACGGCCAACCGTAGATCCTGAAATTTATTCCTGTTCAAACAGTGTGGAAATTAAGGTAAATAATCCTACAGGAACCAGCAATATCAATACGTGGGTAAGATATTCCACACCCTTAGGTCTGCAGTCAACAATAACAAATCAAACGCCAACATCAGCCTTATTTACTTCAGCAAGTCCCGGAACGTATTACATTGCCATTGGGGTGAACGGTGCTGGCGGGTGTTATACTGAATTGCAGAGTACAGTGCGTACAGGAACTGCCGGTTATAATCCAACAGCAAATACCGCAGGCTGGCAGTCTGGTGTGTTAAGTGATAACCGCAAAGCAGTAGGCAGTAACATTGTTGCGTACGGCGGTAATATTTACTTTTCAGGCAGAGACGGTAAAATCTATTATTACAGCTTCAGCACGGCTTCTCAAAAATGGATCATCAATGAAATTCCCGGAATTACAAATGCGCTGAAGCCGGTTGGTGGCGCGTTTACAAAGATTGGTTTTGCAGCTCTGAATGGTGTTTCATATTTATTCTATACTGAAAATGCCGCAAATAAATTATGGAAAATTGATTTAGCAACAAATGTTGTTAGTGATGGTCTTTTTCCTAGTGTAAATGCATCTGACTTTATCGCTGAAGGAAATGAGGTGTATGCAATTAAAAAAGAAACAAATGAATTAGTATCTAATTTAGGTTCAATTAATAATAATTTAGGCATAGCTATTTTAAAAACGATTATTCCTGGGTATGGTATAACATATGTGCAAAATAATAATTTGTATTCAACTGCATTTGGACAATTAACTTCTACAGCAGATATATATACAAGCTCAGATGTGGTTTATTATAATGGCTGGCTATATTATGCCCGCGGACAAAAAGGAAATGCCAATTTATACCGCATGCAGCTAACCAATCCATCCGCGGCGCAGCAGATAACAACTAGTTCTAATCTATCGGGTGTATTCAATATCAATCCGGTATCAGGTGTGATTTATTATGGTATACTGAATCTGGGTGTTGCAAACAACATTACTACACAAACATCGGGTTTATACAAAGCCGGCGATGTGTATCAGGCACATTTATCCGGTACAGCCTGGGTGCTTAATAAAGCAACAACAGTAGTAAATTACGAAGGCCTGGATATGCTTATTCACAGCCCGGTATACAGCGGAAACCACCTGTATTACGTAGGTGCCGGACATAACACGGCAACGGGAGGTACAATACGTGAACTGGAAGTATGGAACCTGTATTATGAAAATGATTGTGCACCGGTTTTACAACGTGAAGGTTTGGATACAGATGCTACAGCCGAAAGCGTAGATGTACTGATGTATCCAAATCCGTTTAATACGGAACTGGCAATTGATCTGTCTTCTTATTCTGAACAAGGCAATACAACATCTGTATCAGTTGAAATAATAGATGCAACAGGGAAAAGCATATATAAATCTACGTTGCCATCAGAATTAGCTTCTATTACAAGTGCGGACTGGTCAGCTGGTATATATATCGTAAAAATCACATATAACGATAAGCGTATAAGTAAAAAAGTAGTTAAATATTAA
- a CDS encoding gliding motility-associated C-terminal domain-containing protein: MKIISIIISFFIVSANLFAQHETDERILGFKYKLKFTNNTPLIVTENSNLYDPYNPNYRGNLQTPYANSICDTLGNVLFYYDGANIYEPNGQVMRNGTLHQYNFSSLYATSLIVPIEESNRRYYYLFETLPHEEMWDYVTNRPINDITSCYYPNKCFKFWDLCKLEYHIIDMHGNGGRGNVISKNIFLKDSVAPSISGIKHQNNIDTWVSVLGYRSNNILNYSVNSCEIKAPVVNTIPDFEYKENPLYIPYSPSAYTGYQLVYATKGDFGAFPGNKISDNPDPSFIPYYLFVAPFDNQTGKFNFSLMQTINVRSGVHAHLFSHDSKYLYCNDSHLLSFVWIYQYELSTGISTPLYYSNIPFDNSLSGTDYGKDNNILIYKYKARIQSGRAKYVSYLGEILHIDQPFLPGNLIDSLPIPAAEQPDYKPQYTYIARNNYIYNFYHPDYKKPDAFPVAHSVSNTITSPACFNQAVTLKGNTNIPADSMYWLIKKTSDTNWQRVNSDTFDITLSPGTYTASLVSYKYCLPDSATQQFTIEDYPAVRLADDTLYTCESKPVELPSTDTYSYYWYNENGETVSNQISATGKYNIVVQNSCGTGKDSLYLKNSLLEMTNLITANNDNLNDCMIATSNNKHETIQLSIYNSWGSCVFSENNYHNNWCPGNELSNGVYYYEARYNNACSKKGWIEIVR; the protein is encoded by the coding sequence ATGAAAATTATATCAATCATTATATCATTCTTTATCGTTAGCGCTAATCTTTTCGCCCAGCACGAAACCGATGAGCGTATATTAGGCTTTAAATACAAATTGAAATTTACTAATAATACACCACTGATTGTTACAGAAAATTCAAATTTGTATGATCCATATAATCCAAACTATAGAGGAAATTTACAAACACCATATGCAAATTCTATTTGTGATACATTAGGTAATGTGCTTTTTTATTATGACGGTGCCAATATTTATGAACCAAATGGGCAGGTAATGAGAAATGGGACATTACACCAATATAATTTCAGTTCACTGTATGCAACAAGCCTGATTGTTCCGATTGAAGAAAGTAATCGTAGATACTATTATCTGTTTGAAACATTGCCACATGAAGAAATGTGGGATTATGTTACCAATAGGCCAATTAATGATATAACAAGTTGCTATTATCCAAATAAATGTTTTAAATTTTGGGATTTGTGTAAACTGGAATATCATATCATTGATATGCATGGGAATGGGGGTAGGGGTAACGTAATAAGTAAGAATATTTTTCTGAAAGACTCGGTAGCCCCTTCCATCAGTGGAATTAAACATCAAAATAATATTGATACCTGGGTTTCTGTATTGGGATACCGCAGCAATAACATTTTAAACTACAGCGTGAATTCTTGCGAAATTAAAGCACCTGTAGTAAATACCATTCCGGATTTTGAATACAAAGAAAACCCTTTGTATATTCCGTACTCTCCTTCAGCATATACGGGTTATCAGCTTGTATATGCTACGAAAGGAGATTTTGGTGCATTTCCCGGCAATAAAATTTCGGATAATCCAGACCCTTCTTTTATTCCATATTATTTGTTTGTTGCTCCCTTTGATAACCAGACAGGAAAGTTCAATTTCAGTTTGATGCAGACAATAAATGTGCGCAGCGGGGTACATGCGCATTTGTTTTCGCATGATTCAAAATATTTATATTGTAATGATAGTCATTTATTGTCGTTTGTATGGATATACCAATATGAACTTAGTACGGGCATATCTACGCCTCTATATTATAGTAATATCCCTTTTGATAATAGCTTATCTGGCACTGATTACGGCAAAGACAATAACATCCTTATTTATAAATATAAAGCACGGATACAAAGTGGAAGAGCTAAATATGTAAGCTATTTGGGTGAAATCCTCCATATTGATCAGCCTTTCTTGCCGGGCAACTTAATAGATTCATTACCAATTCCTGCAGCAGAACAACCGGATTATAAACCTCAATACACGTACATTGCCCGCAATAACTACATCTACAATTTCTATCACCCCGATTATAAAAAGCCGGATGCTTTTCCTGTTGCACATTCCGTTTCAAATACAATCACATCACCTGCGTGTTTTAATCAAGCCGTTACATTAAAAGGAAATACAAACATTCCGGCAGACAGCATGTATTGGCTTATTAAAAAAACATCAGATACTAACTGGCAGCGTGTTAATTCAGATACATTTGACATAACGCTTAGTCCCGGTACATACACCGCCAGTCTGGTTTCGTACAAATACTGTTTGCCGGACAGCGCTACGCAGCAATTTACCATTGAGGATTATCCAGCGGTACGTTTAGCAGACGATACGCTGTACACCTGCGAATCAAAGCCTGTTGAACTTCCTTCCACTGATACCTACAGCTATTATTGGTACAACGAAAATGGAGAAACCGTTTCCAATCAGATTTCTGCAACTGGTAAATACAACATAGTTGTACAGAACAGTTGCGGTACAGGTAAGGATAGTTTGTATCTTAAAAACAGCCTACTTGAAATGACTAATTTAATTACGGCAAATAATGACAACCTGAATGATTGTATGATTGCCACCTCAAACAATAAGCATGAAACCATACAGCTTAGCATTTATAATTCCTGGGGCAGCTGTGTTTTCTCTGAAAATAACTATCATAACAACTGGTGCCCCGGTAATGAATTAAGTAATGGCGTTTATTATTACGAAGCCAGGTACAACAACGCTTGCAGTAAAAAAGGCTGGATAGAAATTGTACGCTGA
- a CDS encoding RNA polymerase sigma factor has protein sequence MCAKDVKAFEYLYDNYSGAINGIILKIVRSEDFAEELLNDCFLKVWDKINDYDAAKGRLFTWMLNIARNLALDKLRSKEYKAKMKTDDVSENVFISDERYASANKPEFIGIKEMVEKLPAEQKKLIDLMYFQGYSQSEISEELQMPLGTVKTRVRAAMISLRQLF, from the coding sequence CTGTGCGCTAAAGATGTTAAAGCGTTTGAGTATTTATATGATAACTATTCAGGTGCAATAAATGGTATTATTCTAAAAATAGTACGTTCAGAAGATTTTGCTGAAGAGTTATTAAACGATTGTTTTTTGAAGGTTTGGGATAAAATCAATGATTACGATGCAGCCAAGGGGAGGTTGTTTACGTGGATGTTGAATATTGCCCGTAATCTTGCGTTAGATAAGCTTCGTTCAAAAGAATATAAAGCAAAGATGAAAACCGATGATGTATCGGAGAACGTATTTATATCAGATGAACGTTATGCAAGTGCAAATAAGCCTGAATTTATCGGCATTAAAGAAATGGTTGAAAAACTTCCTGCTGAACAGAAAAAGTTAATCGACCTGATGTATTTTCAGGGATATTCCCAATCGGAAATTTCTGAAGAATTACAAATGCCGCTGGGTACAGTAAAAACGCGCGTACGTGCAGCCATGATCTCATTAAGACAATTATTCTAA
- a CDS encoding anti-sigma factor — MNTQEYISSGVLELYILGALDQKEADEVAYNVAAYPEIAAELEQLQQTMEGYAQAHAVKPSENFKKNLFAEIEKRAAAETMAAPEKQQPKTIPLNKPASSFNWLVAASVTVAIFSTATSFYFWSQWKNTEGQLISLREENQIFAQNANFMIDSNKQVIAEKTHYFAFVTDTATTRVTLKGLPISPSSTALVFWNKQTKEVFIDVKSLPVPPAGMQYQLWALDKGIPIDAGVFNLADAGSLQKLKTIQSAQAFAVTLEKAGGSPTPTLEMIHILGTI; from the coding sequence TTGAATACACAAGAATACATATCGTCAGGAGTTTTAGAATTATACATACTAGGTGCTTTAGACCAAAAAGAAGCAGACGAAGTAGCGTATAATGTTGCTGCATATCCGGAAATTGCAGCAGAGCTAGAACAGTTACAGCAAACGATGGAAGGCTATGCGCAGGCACATGCTGTAAAACCATCAGAAAATTTCAAGAAAAATTTATTCGCTGAAATTGAAAAAAGAGCAGCTGCAGAAACAATGGCTGCTCCAGAAAAGCAACAACCAAAAACCATTCCGCTAAACAAGCCCGCCTCTTCGTTTAATTGGCTGGTAGCAGCTTCTGTAACGGTAGCCATATTTTCTACAGCAACTTCATTTTATTTCTGGAGTCAATGGAAAAATACCGAGGGGCAGCTTATTTCTTTGCGTGAAGAAAATCAAATATTTGCTCAAAACGCAAATTTTATGATTGATTCAAACAAACAGGTCATTGCAGAAAAGACACATTATTTTGCTTTTGTTACCGATACTGCCACTACACGGGTTACATTGAAAGGTTTGCCAATCTCACCTTCCTCAACAGCGCTTGTATTCTGGAACAAGCAAACAAAAGAAGTATTCATTGATGTTAAGAGTCTTCCGGTACCACCGGCGGGCATGCAATACCAATTATGGGCATTGGATAAGGGCATACCTATTGATGCGGGTGTATTTAACCTGGCAGATGCAGGAAGTTTGCAGAAATTAAAAACCATCCAAAGCGCACAGGCTTTTGCTGTAACCCTGGAAAAAGCAGGCGGCAGCCCAACACCAACACTCGAAATGATCCATATTTTAGGCACAATATAA
- a CDS encoding YceI family protein — protein MKKIQISILLVFLLVYTTQVKAQVFTTQKGVISFYSTARMEDIEATSKSTGVVVNTSTKEIYFKVLISTFVFKNGLMQEHFNETYMESEKYPTAQFKGVITDSINYKVSGVYPVSVKGALTIHGVTIDRTIAGTLTVTATGVNLSSTFIVPAAAHKIDIPNDKISNIAQDIKVRVQADCIPYVKK, from the coding sequence ATGAAAAAAATACAGATCAGTATACTGCTTGTTTTCCTTCTTGTTTACACCACACAGGTAAAAGCACAGGTGTTTACAACACAAAAAGGCGTCATTTCTTTTTATTCGACGGCCAGAATGGAAGATATTGAAGCTACATCTAAAAGTACTGGAGTTGTAGTTAATACAAGCACAAAAGAAATTTATTTCAAAGTATTGATCTCCACGTTTGTATTTAAGAATGGCCTTATGCAGGAACATTTTAATGAAACGTATATGGAAAGTGAAAAATATCCAACAGCACAATTTAAAGGTGTTATAACGGATTCAATCAATTATAAAGTATCCGGTGTATATCCGGTTTCTGTAAAGGGCGCGCTAACCATACATGGTGTTACCATTGATCGTACAATTGCCGGCACACTAACTGTTACGGCCACAGGTGTGAATCTCTCTTCAACATTCATTGTGCCTGCTGCTGCGCATAAGATCGATATTCCGAATGATAAAATTTCCAATATTGCACAGGATATTAAAGTACGTGTTCAAGCTGATTGTATTCCTTATGTTAAAAAATAA
- a CDS encoding DUF5777 family beta-barrel protein codes for MLKNNYLFSGCLFLLMQLGVFAQSDLDSFLIADAKPAKVIASFKATRIVNAHSIETVRKGILDFRITHHFGDVAGNSGGVHTLYGFDNASDIRFGFEYGITDRLTAGFGRSKVAENLDFFLKYRLLQQTQDNSMPVSVTLFADMVLTPQENASAYAKFENRMSYVYELLIARKFNERFTLQVMPLFLHRNYAANPNDHNDVFSLGVGGRLKLTKRFAIIADYYYTFSDYLTTTNSFYAPMGVGVEIETGGHVFQMFVTNNAGIIENNYIANTRSSWGKGEFKIGFTISRDFAFNKKKKKTE; via the coding sequence ATGTTAAAAAATAACTATTTGTTTTCTGGTTGCTTATTTCTGTTGATGCAGCTGGGTGTTTTTGCACAATCCGATCTCGATAGTTTTTTAATAGCAGATGCAAAACCTGCCAAAGTAATTGCAAGTTTCAAAGCTACACGGATTGTAAATGCGCATTCTATTGAAACGGTACGAAAAGGAATTCTCGATTTTAGAATCACACACCATTTTGGCGATGTTGCAGGTAACAGCGGAGGTGTACATACGTTGTATGGTTTTGATAATGCATCGGATATACGGTTTGGTTTTGAATATGGAATAACGGACCGCTTAACAGCAGGTTTTGGAAGAAGCAAAGTAGCAGAGAATTTAGATTTTTTCTTAAAGTACAGATTGCTGCAGCAAACGCAGGATAACAGCATGCCTGTTTCGGTAACACTGTTTGCTGATATGGTGCTTACACCACAAGAGAATGCAAGTGCATACGCTAAATTTGAAAACAGAATGTCGTATGTATACGAATTGTTGATTGCACGTAAATTCAACGAACGGTTTACGCTTCAAGTGATGCCTTTATTTTTACACCGCAATTACGCAGCCAATCCCAATGACCACAACGACGTATTTTCATTAGGTGTAGGTGGCAGACTTAAATTGACAAAACGTTTCGCAATCATTGCAGATTATTATTATACATTTTCTGATTACTTAACAACGACAAATTCTTTTTATGCACCTATGGGTGTTGGAGTAGAAATTGAAACAGGCGGACATGTCTTTCAGATGTTTGTTACAAATAATGCAGGTATTATAGAAAACAATTATATCGCAAATACCCGTTCTTCATGGGGTAAAGGAGAATTTAAAATAGGTTTTACTATTTCAAGAGATTTTGCCTTTAATAAAAAGAAAAAGAAAACAGAATGA
- a CDS encoding T9SS type A sorting domain-containing protein — protein MKKFTLVFMLLMGIGFASLAQSDTATTFHISPNPVENDVTLRINYTNKDIKGVRIYDLIGKEVAYIDLTGKTGYTTVTIDISSLRAGIYFCNLYSDKGIVESRKMIKNK, from the coding sequence ATGAAAAAGTTTACGTTAGTTTTTATGTTATTAATGGGTATCGGTTTTGCCTCTTTGGCACAATCTGATACAGCTACGACCTTTCATATTTCTCCTAATCCGGTTGAGAACGATGTAACACTTCGTATCAACTATACAAATAAGGATATTAAAGGTGTTCGTATTTACGATTTGATCGGTAAAGAAGTAGCCTATATCGATTTGACTGGAAAAACAGGTTACACAACAGTTACTATAGATATCAGCTCCCTTCGTGCCGGTATTTATTTCTGCAACCTGTACAGCGATAAAGGAATTGTTGAATCCAGAAAAATGATTAAAAATAAGTAA